Proteins from a single region of Felis catus isolate Fca126 chromosome B4, F.catus_Fca126_mat1.0, whole genome shotgun sequence:
- the BRD1 gene encoding bromodomain-containing protein 1 isoform X3: protein MRRKGRCHRGAAARHPSSPCSTKHSPTRETLTYAQAQRMVEIEIEGRLHRISIFDPLEIILEDDLTAQEMSECNSNKENSERPPVCLRTKRHKNNRVKKKNEALPSAHGTLASASALPEPKVRIVEYSPPSAPRRPPVYYKFIEKSAEELDNEVEYDMDEEDYAWLEIVNEKRKGDCVSAVSQSVFEFLMDRFEKESYCENQKQGEQQSLIDEDAVCCICMDGECQNSNVILFCDMCNLAVHQECYGVPYIPEGQWLCRHCLQSRARPADCVLCPNKGGAFKKTDDDRWGHVVCALWIPEVGFANTVFIEPIDGVRNIPPARWKLTCYLCKQKGVGACIQCHKANCYTAFHVTCAQRAGLYMKMEPVKELAGGAATFSVRKTAYCDAHTPPGCTRRPLNIYGEVEMKNGVCRKESSVKTVRSTSKVRKKAKKAKKTLSEPCAVLPPVCAPYIPPQRLNRIANQVAIQRKKQFVERAHSYWLLKRLSRNGAPLLRRLQSSLQSQRSTQQRENDEEIQAAKEKLKYWQRLRHDLERARLLIELLRKREKLKREQVKVEQMALELRLTPLTVLLRSVLDQLQEKDPARIFAQPVSLKEVPDYLDHIKHPMDFATMRKRLEAQGYRHLTEFEEDFNLIVDNCMKYNAKDTVFYRAAVRLRDQGGVVLRQARRQADSIGFEEASGMHLPERPAAAPRRPFSWEDVDRLLNPANRAHMVLEEQLRELLDKLDLTCAMKSSGSRSKRAKLLKKEIAVLRNKLSQQHSQPPPAESGIGSFEEESAQLGQETGEEVLPRLETLLQPRKRSRSTCGDSEVEEGSPGKRLDTGLTNGFGGARSEQELGGAPGRRAAPRRRCASESSISSSSSPLCDSSFSAPKCGRGKPALVRRHTLEDRSELISCIENGNYAKAARIAAEVGQKSMWISSDAAASVLEPLKVVWAKCSGYPSYPALIIDPKMPRVPGHHNGVTIPAPPLDVLKVGEHMQTKADERLFLVLFFDNKRSWQWLPKSKMVPLGMDETIDKLKMMEGRNSSIRKAVRVAFDRAMSHLSRVHGEPTSDLSDID from the exons ATGAGGAGGAAAGGACGATGTCATCGCGGCGCTGCAGCGAGACACCCTTCCTCCCCGTGCAGTACTAAGCACTCCCCCACGCGAGAGACCCTGACCTACGCGCAGGCCCAGAGGATGGTTGAGATAGAGATCGAGGGGCGCCTCCATCGGATCAGTATTTTTGATCCCCTGGAGATCATACTGGAAGATGACCTCACGGCTCAAGAGATGAGCGAATGCAACAGCAATAAAGAAAACAGCGAGAGGCCACCGGTGTGCTTAAGAACTAAGCGCCACAAAAACAACCGAGTCAAAAAGAAAAACGAAGCCCTCCCCAGCGCCCACGGCACGCTGGCTTCGGCCAGCGCGCTTCCTGAGCCCAAGGTGCGGATCGTGGAGTACAGCCCGCCGTCCGCCCCCAGGAGGCCCCCGGTGTACTACAAGTTCATCGAGAAGTCGGCCGAGGAGCTGGACAACGAGGTGGAGTACGACATGGACGAGGAGGATTACGCCTGGCTGGAGATCGTCAACGAGAAGCGCAAGGGCGACTGCGTGTCGGCCGTGTCGCAGAGCGTGTTCGAGTTCTTGATGGACCGCTTCGAGAAGGAGTCCTACTGCGAGAACCAGAAGCAGGGGGAGCAGCAGTCCCTGATCGATGAAGACGCCGTGTGCTGCATCTGCATGGACGGCGAGTGCCAGAACAGCAACGTGATCCTCTTCTGCGACATGTGCAACCTGGCCGTGCACCAGGAGTGCTACGGGGTGCCCTACATCCCCGAGGGCCAGTGGCTCTGCCGACACTGCCTGCAGTCCCGGGCCCGGCCCGCCGACTGCGTGCTCTGCCCGAACAAGGGAGGTGCCTTCAAAAAGACGGACGACGACCGCTGGGGCCACGTGGTGTGCGCCCTGTGGATCCCGGAGGTCGGCTTCGCCAACACGGTGTTCATCGAGCCCATCGACGGCGTGAGGAACATCCCCCCGGCCCGGTGGAAACTGACGTGCTACCTCTGCAAGCAGAAGGGCGTGGGCGCCTGCATCCAGTGCCACAAGGCAAACTGCTACACGGCGTTCCACGTGACGTGCGCCCAGAGGGCCGGCCTCTACATGAAGATGGAGCCCGTGAAGGAACTCGCGGGCGGCGCCGCCACCTTCTCTGTCAGGAAGACCGCTTACTGTGACGCCCACACGCCCCCGGGCTGTACGCGGCGGCCTCTGAACATTTACGGGGAGGTGGAAATGAAAAACGGTGTCTGTCGAAAAGAGAGCTCCGTCAAGACGGTCAGGTCCACGTCCAAGGTCAGGAAGAAGGCAAAAAAGGCGAAGAAGACGCTGAGTGAGCCCTGTGCGGTCCTGCCGCCCGTGTGCGCCCCGTATATCCCCCCTCAGAG ATTAAATAGGATTGCGAATCAGGTGGCCATTCAGCGGAAGAAGCAGTTTGTGGAGAGAGCCCACAGCTACTGGCTGCTCAAAAGGCTGTCGAGGAACGGCGCCCCCCTGCTGCGGCGACTCCAGTCCAGCCTGCAGTCCCAGAGGAGCACGCAGCAG AGAGAAAATGACGAGGAGATTCAAGCTGCCAAAGAGAAGCTGAAGTACTGGCAGCGGCTGCGGCACGACCTGGAGCGCGCGCGGCTGCTGATCGAGCTCCTGCGCAAGCGGGAGAAGCTCAAGCGGGAGCAG GTGAAGGTGGAGCAGATGGCCCTGGAGCTGCGGCTGACGCCGCTCACGGTGCTGCTGCGCTCCGTGCTGGACCAGCTGCAGGAGAAGGACCCGGCTCGGATATTCGCCCAGCCGGTGAGCCTGAAGGAG GTACCAGATTATTTGGATCACATTAAACATCCCATGGACTTTGCCACAATGAGGAAACGGTTAGAAGCTCAAGGGTATAGACACCTCACTGAGTTTGAGGAGGATTTTAATCTCATTGTAGATAACTGCATGAAGTACAATGCCAAGGACACGGTGTTTTATAGAGCCGCCGTGAGGCTGCGCGATCAGGGCGGTGTTGTTCTGAGGCAGGCCAGGCGCCAGGCCGACAGCATCGGCTTCGAGGAGGCCTCGGGGATGCACCTGCCTGAGCGGCCCGCTGCGGCCCCTCGGCGGCCTTTCTCCTGGGAAGACG TGGACAGGTTGCTGAACCCAGCCAACAGGGCCCACATGGTCCTAGAGGAGCAGCTAAGGGAGCTGCTGGACAAGCTGGACCTCACGTGCGCCATGAAGTCCAGCGGGTCTCGGAGCAAGCGGGCCAAGCTCCTGAAAAAGGAGATCGCGGTCCTTCGGAACAAGCTGAGCCAGCAGCACAGCCAGCCCCCGCCCGCGGAATCAGGTATTGGAAGCTTTGAAGAGGAAAGTGCTCAGCTGGGGCAGGAGACGGGGGAGGAAG TCCTTCCGAGGTTGGAGACTCTTCTGCAGCCAAGAAAAAGGTCGCGGAGCACCTGCGGCGACTCCGAGGTGGAGGAGGGGTCCCCGGGAAAGCGCCTGGACACAG GTCTCACCAATGGCTTTGGGGGCGCACGGAGTGAGCAGGAGCTGGGGGGCGCCCCGGGGAGGAGAGCTGCGCCCCGACGACGCTGCGCCTCGGAGTCCAGCATCTCGTCCAGCAGCAGCCCTCTCTGTGACTCCAG CTTTAGCGCACCCAAGTGCGGCCGGGGCAAGCCCGCTCTGGTGCGCAGACACACGCTGGAGGACCGCAGCGAGCTGATCTCCTGCATCGAGAATGGGAACTACGCCAAGGCGGCCAGGATCGCCGCAG AGGtcggtcagaagagcatgtggaTTTCCTCCGACGCCGCGGCCTCTGTTCTCGAGCCTCTGAAAGTCGTGTGGGCCAAGTGCAGCGGCTACCCCTCGTATCCGGCCCTG ATCATCGACCCCAAGATGCCGCGCGTGCCTGGCCACCACAACGGGGTCACCATCCCGGCCCCACCGCTGGACGTGCTGAAGGTCGGCGAGCACATGCAGACCAAGGCTGATGAGAGGCTGTTCCTCGTTCTCTTTTTTGACAACAAGAGAAGCTG
- the BRD1 gene encoding bromodomain-containing protein 1 isoform X2 → MRRKGRCHRGAAARHPSSPCSTKHSPTRETLTYAQAQRMVEIEIEGRLHRISIFDPLEIILEDDLTAQEMSECNSNKENSERPPVCLRTKRHKNNRVKKKNEALPSAHGTLASASALPEPKVRIVEYSPPSAPRRPPVYYKFIEKSAEELDNEVEYDMDEEDYAWLEIVNEKRKGDCVSAVSQSVFEFLMDRFEKESYCENQKQGEQQSLIDEDAVCCICMDGECQNSNVILFCDMCNLAVHQECYGVPYIPEGQWLCRHCLQSRARPADCVLCPNKGGAFKKTDDDRWGHVVCALWIPEVGFANTVFIEPIDGVRNIPPARWKLTCYLCKQKGVGACIQCHKANCYTAFHVTCAQRAGLYMKMEPVKELAGGAATFSVRKTAYCDAHTPPGCTRRPLNIYGEVEMKNGVCRKESSVKTVRSTSKVRKKAKKAKKTLSEPCAVLPPVCAPYIPPQRLNRIANQVAIQRKKQFVERAHSYWLLKRLSRNGAPLLRRLQSSLQSQRSTQQRENDEEIQAAKEKLKYWQRLRHDLERARLLIELLRKREKLKREQVKVEQMALELRLTPLTVLLRSVLDQLQEKDPARIFAQPVSLKEVPDYLDHIKHPMDFATMRKRLEAQGYRHLTEFEEDFNLIVDNCMKYNAKDTVFYRAAVRLRDQGGVVLRQARRQADSIGFEEASGMHLPERPAAAPRRPFSWEDVDRLLNPANRAHMVLEEQLRELLDKLDLTCAMKSSGSRSKRAKLLKKEIAVLRNKLSQQHSQPPPAESGDKSPPKLEPSDALPLPSNSETNSEPPTLKPVELNPEQSKLFKRVTFDNESHSTCTQSALVIGHPPEPTLASSGDAPAAAASAVAEPSSDVNRRTSVLFCKSKSVSPPKSAKNTETQPTSPQLGTKTFLSVVLPRLETLLQPRKRSRSTCGDSEVEEGSPGKRLDTGLTNGFGGARSEQELGGAPGRRAAPRRRCASESSISSSSSPLCDSSFSAPKCGRGKPALVRRHTLEDRSELISCIENGNYAKAARIAAEVGQKSMWISSDAAASVLEPLKVVWAKCSGYPSYPALIIDPKMPRVPGHHNGVTIPAPPLDVLKVGEHMQTKADERLFLVLFFDNKRSWQWLPKSKMVPLGMDETIDKLKMMEGRNSSIRKAVRVAFDRAMSHLSRVHGEPTSDLSDID, encoded by the exons ATGAGGAGGAAAGGACGATGTCATCGCGGCGCTGCAGCGAGACACCCTTCCTCCCCGTGCAGTACTAAGCACTCCCCCACGCGAGAGACCCTGACCTACGCGCAGGCCCAGAGGATGGTTGAGATAGAGATCGAGGGGCGCCTCCATCGGATCAGTATTTTTGATCCCCTGGAGATCATACTGGAAGATGACCTCACGGCTCAAGAGATGAGCGAATGCAACAGCAATAAAGAAAACAGCGAGAGGCCACCGGTGTGCTTAAGAACTAAGCGCCACAAAAACAACCGAGTCAAAAAGAAAAACGAAGCCCTCCCCAGCGCCCACGGCACGCTGGCTTCGGCCAGCGCGCTTCCTGAGCCCAAGGTGCGGATCGTGGAGTACAGCCCGCCGTCCGCCCCCAGGAGGCCCCCGGTGTACTACAAGTTCATCGAGAAGTCGGCCGAGGAGCTGGACAACGAGGTGGAGTACGACATGGACGAGGAGGATTACGCCTGGCTGGAGATCGTCAACGAGAAGCGCAAGGGCGACTGCGTGTCGGCCGTGTCGCAGAGCGTGTTCGAGTTCTTGATGGACCGCTTCGAGAAGGAGTCCTACTGCGAGAACCAGAAGCAGGGGGAGCAGCAGTCCCTGATCGATGAAGACGCCGTGTGCTGCATCTGCATGGACGGCGAGTGCCAGAACAGCAACGTGATCCTCTTCTGCGACATGTGCAACCTGGCCGTGCACCAGGAGTGCTACGGGGTGCCCTACATCCCCGAGGGCCAGTGGCTCTGCCGACACTGCCTGCAGTCCCGGGCCCGGCCCGCCGACTGCGTGCTCTGCCCGAACAAGGGAGGTGCCTTCAAAAAGACGGACGACGACCGCTGGGGCCACGTGGTGTGCGCCCTGTGGATCCCGGAGGTCGGCTTCGCCAACACGGTGTTCATCGAGCCCATCGACGGCGTGAGGAACATCCCCCCGGCCCGGTGGAAACTGACGTGCTACCTCTGCAAGCAGAAGGGCGTGGGCGCCTGCATCCAGTGCCACAAGGCAAACTGCTACACGGCGTTCCACGTGACGTGCGCCCAGAGGGCCGGCCTCTACATGAAGATGGAGCCCGTGAAGGAACTCGCGGGCGGCGCCGCCACCTTCTCTGTCAGGAAGACCGCTTACTGTGACGCCCACACGCCCCCGGGCTGTACGCGGCGGCCTCTGAACATTTACGGGGAGGTGGAAATGAAAAACGGTGTCTGTCGAAAAGAGAGCTCCGTCAAGACGGTCAGGTCCACGTCCAAGGTCAGGAAGAAGGCAAAAAAGGCGAAGAAGACGCTGAGTGAGCCCTGTGCGGTCCTGCCGCCCGTGTGCGCCCCGTATATCCCCCCTCAGAG ATTAAATAGGATTGCGAATCAGGTGGCCATTCAGCGGAAGAAGCAGTTTGTGGAGAGAGCCCACAGCTACTGGCTGCTCAAAAGGCTGTCGAGGAACGGCGCCCCCCTGCTGCGGCGACTCCAGTCCAGCCTGCAGTCCCAGAGGAGCACGCAGCAG AGAGAAAATGACGAGGAGATTCAAGCTGCCAAAGAGAAGCTGAAGTACTGGCAGCGGCTGCGGCACGACCTGGAGCGCGCGCGGCTGCTGATCGAGCTCCTGCGCAAGCGGGAGAAGCTCAAGCGGGAGCAG GTGAAGGTGGAGCAGATGGCCCTGGAGCTGCGGCTGACGCCGCTCACGGTGCTGCTGCGCTCCGTGCTGGACCAGCTGCAGGAGAAGGACCCGGCTCGGATATTCGCCCAGCCGGTGAGCCTGAAGGAG GTACCAGATTATTTGGATCACATTAAACATCCCATGGACTTTGCCACAATGAGGAAACGGTTAGAAGCTCAAGGGTATAGACACCTCACTGAGTTTGAGGAGGATTTTAATCTCATTGTAGATAACTGCATGAAGTACAATGCCAAGGACACGGTGTTTTATAGAGCCGCCGTGAGGCTGCGCGATCAGGGCGGTGTTGTTCTGAGGCAGGCCAGGCGCCAGGCCGACAGCATCGGCTTCGAGGAGGCCTCGGGGATGCACCTGCCTGAGCGGCCCGCTGCGGCCCCTCGGCGGCCTTTCTCCTGGGAAGACG TGGACAGGTTGCTGAACCCAGCCAACAGGGCCCACATGGTCCTAGAGGAGCAGCTAAGGGAGCTGCTGGACAAGCTGGACCTCACGTGCGCCATGAAGTCCAGCGGGTCTCGGAGCAAGCGGGCCAAGCTCCTGAAAAAGGAGATCGCGGTCCTTCGGAACAAGCTGAGCCAGCAGCACAGCCAGCCCCCGCCCGCGGAATCAG gAGATAAATCTCCCCCTAAACTTGAACCATCAGATGCATTACCTCTTCCTTCAAACTCGGAGACTAATTCAGAACCACCAACCCTCAAACCAGTAGAACTGAACCCAGAGCAGAGTAAACTATTCAAAAGAGTCACATTTGATAATGAATCACATAGCACTTGCACTCAGAGCGCACTGGTAATCGGACACCCTCCAGAGCCCACCCTCGCCAGTAGTGGCGATgcgccggcggcggcggcctcCGCGGTGGCGGAGCCATCAAGCGATGTAAACAGACGCACTTCTGTTCTCTTCTGCAAATCGAAAAGTGTAAGCCCCCCAAAGTCTGCCAAGAACACTGAAACCCAGCCAACTTCTCCTCAGCTAGGGACCAAAACCTTTTTGTCTGTAGTCCTTCCGAGGTTGGAGACTCTTCTGCAGCCAAGAAAAAGGTCGCGGAGCACCTGCGGCGACTCCGAGGTGGAGGAGGGGTCCCCGGGAAAGCGCCTGGACACAG GTCTCACCAATGGCTTTGGGGGCGCACGGAGTGAGCAGGAGCTGGGGGGCGCCCCGGGGAGGAGAGCTGCGCCCCGACGACGCTGCGCCTCGGAGTCCAGCATCTCGTCCAGCAGCAGCCCTCTCTGTGACTCCAG CTTTAGCGCACCCAAGTGCGGCCGGGGCAAGCCCGCTCTGGTGCGCAGACACACGCTGGAGGACCGCAGCGAGCTGATCTCCTGCATCGAGAATGGGAACTACGCCAAGGCGGCCAGGATCGCCGCAG AGGtcggtcagaagagcatgtggaTTTCCTCCGACGCCGCGGCCTCTGTTCTCGAGCCTCTGAAAGTCGTGTGGGCCAAGTGCAGCGGCTACCCCTCGTATCCGGCCCTG ATCATCGACCCCAAGATGCCGCGCGTGCCTGGCCACCACAACGGGGTCACCATCCCGGCCCCACCGCTGGACGTGCTGAAGGTCGGCGAGCACATGCAGACCAAGGCTGATGAGAGGCTGTTCCTCGTTCTCTTTTTTGACAACAAGAGAAGCTG
- the BRD1 gene encoding bromodomain-containing protein 1 isoform X5, translating to MRRKGRCHRGAAARHPSSPCSTKHSPTRETLTYAQAQRMVEIEIEGRLHRISIFDPLEIILEDDLTAQEMSECNSNKENSERPPVCLRTKRHKNNRVKKKNEALPSAHGTLASASALPEPKVRIVEYSPPSAPRRPPVYYKFIEKSAEELDNEVEYDMDEEDYAWLEIVNEKRKGDCVSAVSQSVFEFLMDRFEKESYCENQKQGEQQSLIDEDAVCCICMDGECQNSNVILFCDMCNLAVHQECYGVPYIPEGQWLCRHCLQSRARPADCVLCPNKGGAFKKTDDDRWGHVVCALWIPEVGFANTVFIEPIDGVRNIPPARWKLTCYLCKQKGVGACIQCHKANCYTAFHVTCAQRAGLYMKMEPVKELAGGAATFSVRKTAYCDAHTPPGCTRRPLNIYGEVEMKNGVCRKESSVKTVRSTSKVRKKAKKAKKTLSEPCAVLPPVCAPYIPPQRLNRIANQVAIQRKKQFVERAHSYWLLKRLSRNGAPLLRRLQSSLQSQRSTQQRENDEEIQAAKEKLKYWQRLRHDLERARLLIELLRKREKLKREQVKVEQMALELRLTPLTVLLRSVLDQLQEKDPARIFAQPVSLKEVPDYLDHIKHPMDFATMRKRLEAQGYRHLTEFEEDFNLIVDNCMKYNAKDTVFYRAAVRLRDQGGVVLRQARRQADSIGFEEASGMHLPERPAAAPRRPFSWEDVDRLLNPANRAHMVLEEQLRELLDKLDLTCAMKSSGSRSKRAKLLKKEIAVLRNKLSQQHSQPPPAESGIGSFEEESAQLGQETGEEGLTNGFGGARSEQELGGAPGRRAAPRRRCASESSISSSSSPLCDSSFSAPKCGRGKPALVRRHTLEDRSELISCIENGNYAKAARIAAEVGQKSMWISSDAAASVLEPLKVVWAKCSGYPSYPALIIDPKMPRVPGHHNGVTIPAPPLDVLKVGEHMQTKADERLFLVLFFDNKRSWQWLPKSKMVPLGMDETIDKLKMMEGRNSSIRKAVRVAFDRAMSHLSRVHGEPTSDLSDID from the exons ATGAGGAGGAAAGGACGATGTCATCGCGGCGCTGCAGCGAGACACCCTTCCTCCCCGTGCAGTACTAAGCACTCCCCCACGCGAGAGACCCTGACCTACGCGCAGGCCCAGAGGATGGTTGAGATAGAGATCGAGGGGCGCCTCCATCGGATCAGTATTTTTGATCCCCTGGAGATCATACTGGAAGATGACCTCACGGCTCAAGAGATGAGCGAATGCAACAGCAATAAAGAAAACAGCGAGAGGCCACCGGTGTGCTTAAGAACTAAGCGCCACAAAAACAACCGAGTCAAAAAGAAAAACGAAGCCCTCCCCAGCGCCCACGGCACGCTGGCTTCGGCCAGCGCGCTTCCTGAGCCCAAGGTGCGGATCGTGGAGTACAGCCCGCCGTCCGCCCCCAGGAGGCCCCCGGTGTACTACAAGTTCATCGAGAAGTCGGCCGAGGAGCTGGACAACGAGGTGGAGTACGACATGGACGAGGAGGATTACGCCTGGCTGGAGATCGTCAACGAGAAGCGCAAGGGCGACTGCGTGTCGGCCGTGTCGCAGAGCGTGTTCGAGTTCTTGATGGACCGCTTCGAGAAGGAGTCCTACTGCGAGAACCAGAAGCAGGGGGAGCAGCAGTCCCTGATCGATGAAGACGCCGTGTGCTGCATCTGCATGGACGGCGAGTGCCAGAACAGCAACGTGATCCTCTTCTGCGACATGTGCAACCTGGCCGTGCACCAGGAGTGCTACGGGGTGCCCTACATCCCCGAGGGCCAGTGGCTCTGCCGACACTGCCTGCAGTCCCGGGCCCGGCCCGCCGACTGCGTGCTCTGCCCGAACAAGGGAGGTGCCTTCAAAAAGACGGACGACGACCGCTGGGGCCACGTGGTGTGCGCCCTGTGGATCCCGGAGGTCGGCTTCGCCAACACGGTGTTCATCGAGCCCATCGACGGCGTGAGGAACATCCCCCCGGCCCGGTGGAAACTGACGTGCTACCTCTGCAAGCAGAAGGGCGTGGGCGCCTGCATCCAGTGCCACAAGGCAAACTGCTACACGGCGTTCCACGTGACGTGCGCCCAGAGGGCCGGCCTCTACATGAAGATGGAGCCCGTGAAGGAACTCGCGGGCGGCGCCGCCACCTTCTCTGTCAGGAAGACCGCTTACTGTGACGCCCACACGCCCCCGGGCTGTACGCGGCGGCCTCTGAACATTTACGGGGAGGTGGAAATGAAAAACGGTGTCTGTCGAAAAGAGAGCTCCGTCAAGACGGTCAGGTCCACGTCCAAGGTCAGGAAGAAGGCAAAAAAGGCGAAGAAGACGCTGAGTGAGCCCTGTGCGGTCCTGCCGCCCGTGTGCGCCCCGTATATCCCCCCTCAGAG ATTAAATAGGATTGCGAATCAGGTGGCCATTCAGCGGAAGAAGCAGTTTGTGGAGAGAGCCCACAGCTACTGGCTGCTCAAAAGGCTGTCGAGGAACGGCGCCCCCCTGCTGCGGCGACTCCAGTCCAGCCTGCAGTCCCAGAGGAGCACGCAGCAG AGAGAAAATGACGAGGAGATTCAAGCTGCCAAAGAGAAGCTGAAGTACTGGCAGCGGCTGCGGCACGACCTGGAGCGCGCGCGGCTGCTGATCGAGCTCCTGCGCAAGCGGGAGAAGCTCAAGCGGGAGCAG GTGAAGGTGGAGCAGATGGCCCTGGAGCTGCGGCTGACGCCGCTCACGGTGCTGCTGCGCTCCGTGCTGGACCAGCTGCAGGAGAAGGACCCGGCTCGGATATTCGCCCAGCCGGTGAGCCTGAAGGAG GTACCAGATTATTTGGATCACATTAAACATCCCATGGACTTTGCCACAATGAGGAAACGGTTAGAAGCTCAAGGGTATAGACACCTCACTGAGTTTGAGGAGGATTTTAATCTCATTGTAGATAACTGCATGAAGTACAATGCCAAGGACACGGTGTTTTATAGAGCCGCCGTGAGGCTGCGCGATCAGGGCGGTGTTGTTCTGAGGCAGGCCAGGCGCCAGGCCGACAGCATCGGCTTCGAGGAGGCCTCGGGGATGCACCTGCCTGAGCGGCCCGCTGCGGCCCCTCGGCGGCCTTTCTCCTGGGAAGACG TGGACAGGTTGCTGAACCCAGCCAACAGGGCCCACATGGTCCTAGAGGAGCAGCTAAGGGAGCTGCTGGACAAGCTGGACCTCACGTGCGCCATGAAGTCCAGCGGGTCTCGGAGCAAGCGGGCCAAGCTCCTGAAAAAGGAGATCGCGGTCCTTCGGAACAAGCTGAGCCAGCAGCACAGCCAGCCCCCGCCCGCGGAATCAGGTATTGGAAGCTTTGAAGAGGAAAGTGCTCAGCTGGGGCAGGAGACGGGGGAGGAAG GTCTCACCAATGGCTTTGGGGGCGCACGGAGTGAGCAGGAGCTGGGGGGCGCCCCGGGGAGGAGAGCTGCGCCCCGACGACGCTGCGCCTCGGAGTCCAGCATCTCGTCCAGCAGCAGCCCTCTCTGTGACTCCAG CTTTAGCGCACCCAAGTGCGGCCGGGGCAAGCCCGCTCTGGTGCGCAGACACACGCTGGAGGACCGCAGCGAGCTGATCTCCTGCATCGAGAATGGGAACTACGCCAAGGCGGCCAGGATCGCCGCAG AGGtcggtcagaagagcatgtggaTTTCCTCCGACGCCGCGGCCTCTGTTCTCGAGCCTCTGAAAGTCGTGTGGGCCAAGTGCAGCGGCTACCCCTCGTATCCGGCCCTG ATCATCGACCCCAAGATGCCGCGCGTGCCTGGCCACCACAACGGGGTCACCATCCCGGCCCCACCGCTGGACGTGCTGAAGGTCGGCGAGCACATGCAGACCAAGGCTGATGAGAGGCTGTTCCTCGTTCTCTTTTTTGACAACAAGAGAAGCTG